ACTGAGAAGTGACCCTCAGGACATCTTAACCATTTCAGAACTGCTGAGTTGCCTGATGACGATAAATGAGAACAGTGTTAGGGAGAGAGACCGGAGGCCAGCATGTGAGGCTCCCCAGCTGTGAGGAAGCAGGGTGGGACATCACTCTTCCTGACAGGAAGCACTATTCCCTGCTGCCAAAAATTTTCCTTGAACCCACATGCATGTTCTCCACAAGACCCAGCGCCCATTCTCAACACAACTGGAGATGGGAAGGAAACTGATCacaaagaggtgggagggaaggctGAGGAACGGAAAATGAGCATCCTTGGTGCTCTAAGGGTTAACACAAGCCCCACTGGAGCAGTCAGAGTCCCTTCAGCCCTCCTTCTAGATCTTCACACCCAGCGCAGAGAGAAGCCTCCTCCCTGCTTACCATGTTAGACTCATGTGCGGAGGGAAGATCAGATAACAAGGCCATGGTCACCACTGCCAGCTGAAGTACCATATTCCATTATTCCTGCGGTGGGGGCATGACTGTGCGTCCCCCAACCTGCTACCCCCCTAGGAAACGCCTTACCTAAGGCACCACCTTGAGGTCCACTGAGTCATAAGCTGAAGCTCTCTTCATCTCCAGCGGTTTCCCCAAGAGCTTTCGCAGTGCCTCGTAGTCTGGCTCCTCTTCAAAGGCCAAGGCCATTGCTTGCTGCAGGTAGTTGTGCAGAGCATCTGCAAAGTGGTACAGACACTCACAGGAATGGCTGTGGTTCTccagagcagcagccccagcactcACTCCCTGCATTGCTAAGCCAGATGCTAAACAACACTTCCACAGGGGCTTTTCCCACCAGACCCCTCCTCTGCACTGACAGAGGAACTCAAGTCCAGAGAGGGAAGcaccttgcccaaggtcatccattgagtcagcagcagaaccaggaCTAGAACCAAGGTCTCCCTGTTCCCGCTCACTTGCTTTAACCCCTAGCCAGCATCCCACTGTAGCAAGGCTCAGAATCACCACCTCATGCTGCATGGATGCTGATGCAGGGGCATACAGGTCATCCTCATTCCAGCAGAGCAAGGAGAAAAACTGGATCCATGGGGGAGCCTGAGAGCTGGCTATGTCACCCCACACAGATATCAGGGATCTTTCTGGAGCTCCCTGGACAGCTCTCACAGTCAAGGCTACTAGTTCACGAGCAGACTGGCACTGCAGCAAAGGGTTTAGAATGACTATGGTCAGACACAGCCCGTCAGCTGAGACTGCATGAGGGACACAGCCCAGTTTCTAGCTTCAGTGAACAATCAGCCCTCACACACAGCGACCCACTAGATCCCGCAGCCACACTCAGTACAAGTCCATACCTGGAATCGGTTTTCGGCCGAAGCACTGTCGCAGAAGCCCGACCACATCCATTTGGTACCTGCAGCATTTAGCACACGCACAACGCCATTAAACAAGAAAGGGACTGAGCACCTGAACAAACTGCCCCCAGCGATGAGGACTGGTGAAAGCGGTTCAAGATGACCAGCTCAGCTCACACCCTCCAGGCCGTTTTGCCCACACAGTGATTTCAGGGTGGGTCCTACTCCCACTGCAGTCAAGAGGAGTTTGGCCAGCTACTTCCATGGGAAGCAGCACTTACAGTCACAGATTTCAGACACTCCAAGATCTGCACCAAGGCTATTGAGTCCCCCATTAGTTCTGAATCCCCTTCCCTCACTGCTTTCCTCCCAGGGCTCCCCAGAATGGTAGGCAgggtccccaaccccagggcTCACCTCTCTTTCTGCTCCATGACCTTGTGCACATCAGCCAGGTCATCAGTCCAGGGCAGGAAGCCACACAGCCACTTCACCATGCAGTAGCCCAGAGACTGTAGGTCACTCCGGCGAGATGGTCCTGATGGCAGAGTGAGAAAAAGCCAGCAGCTCAGGAAACACAGTGAGAAAAGCAGAGTTTGGGAGTAATATACAAAAAGGCCTGGTTCAAGGgggtccctccccccagggggACAGTATAGAACTGAGCTCTGGAAAGCATAAGGTTGAACAGCAGGAAACATTTCCTAGTAGAGTGGCCTAGTAGTttgtcaggattcctgggttctctttccagcTCAGCCACCAATTCACGGCAACTTTGAGAGGGCCTCTTCACCAATTTGTGCCTCagctcttctttgagtgatggtcccaaCTGTATTACACATACACAGCACACACCTGGAGTCACAGAATCTGAAGTAGTGTCTGTTGGTCCACACATGCGCCCTGACTCGCCTTATGCTTCTGCCTGaggtgctaaagggtggggcGAACTGGCCAACCatgtctccagttccttctcactgctgtGTGGTCCAGGTCAGAAACTCCAATGTCCTCCTCTCTAATGAGCAGGTTGAGCACTTCATCTCCACAAGCATCTCATGGAGATGGCCATGAGACCACAACTGgacccagactgggaaaccccccccccccccccgccctctacATTGGCCTGTATCAGCAAGGAATGCACTCTACCAAGCTTTACAGATACCCATTAAACCAGCACCCACTGTCTTGAATTTCCACTCCCCTCCATGGCCGGGTTACCACAACCTTGCATGGGATGGAAACATTCTCCCACAATGTCACGCTCCTGCCTGAGTCATGCGGCGACTGtagaaggaggaggaagcagcaggttGACCAGAGAGGAAGCTGTTACTAACAACTAATGGAAGAATAGTGAGGGGGAAGGAGACAGGCGGAGGGAGTCCCGGACAAGCAGGGATGGTCAGGGAGGAGAGCTGTCACAGCCTCGTCAACCCATCAGGGACTGTGGTCTCACCAGCTCCCCTGTGCCCATCCAGGCTGATGAACTCAATGGTGCCCTCGTGAGGAGTCCTGCTGCCTTGACACTGAGCCACGTGCTTTCCTCCCGGGCAGTATCGGAATGCAAAGCAGTAACCCGCCAGGGTGAcctagaagagagagaaagagactgtgAAATATCTTCCTGGGCGACCGCgcaaggggaaggaggagagcgctgctgctctgggagAACCAGGGAGCCCCTCACCTCCCAGTGTCCCCTTTCCAGGTTTTGTGATCCTCCCTCCTCCAAgattccaccccttctccctacaCCACCCCTTAAGATGCAAAGACTGAAGGGAGCCCAAAATCCTTTCCCTGGGAGGTGAACACATGGGATACAGTAATCCTTGCAATCCCACACACAGCACCTGCTATGGGGCTGCACTGACACAGGGTGCAGCCAGGAATCAACCCTCCCCTCCATAAGAGAATGCTCTGGCTAGGGCATTGCCCCACTTCTCCTGCTACTCTTTCTGCTCCTGCAGTTCTCATTTCCTACCTCTGCGAGGTCGTCTGGGTTCACATAGATGTTCTCTGCTGTGACGTCCCCATGCACATACTCGTTTCCATGGATGTATTCCAGAGAGTCTAGCTAGGGGCAGAACAAGAGATATCAGACCCTCACACAGCCCTCTTGGCAGCTGGGAGACTAAGGAGCAGGCTAACTGCACAGCCTCTTCCACTCTGCTCTTCCATGTTGGGAGGCACTTGAGAAATTCAGGGGGGCCCCATTCACTCTGTCTCCCAATTTCCTTGGGGTAGAACATTAACAGACCCACAAGTTCATCACCaacagccccagccagccccatgccctAGTACAATGTTACACTATTCAGAGATCAGAGACTGGAGCCCTGCTCAGGCTGCTGTACCTGATCTTCAAAGGTGCTTAGCAAAAGTTGctctttcccattgacttcagtgggatttgtgggtgctcagtgctTCAGAAAGTCTGGCCCTCAGGAAGTTACTCTAGTAAGTTTGACCAGTTTCACTTAGCACTTTTGTGCATGTGTTTAGAAAGTAAGTGATGATGTTTCCCTAACATTCCTCTGCAGGCCATGCACTAAGCAGCAGCTGCACATGAATCACCCATGACGCACTGGTCCCAACCCTGGCCTGCACTGGAACTAGCATCCTTGCAAAGGCCAGAGAGAATCCAGCTCTGAACAACTCCCAGAAGCATTGGCCTGCCACATACCACCCTGATGGCGATCTGGAAAACCGGTTTCTCCGTCAGTAGGTTTGTGCCATCGCCCAGGATTGACTGAACAGTTCGCCCTAACTCAGGGAACACCAGAAACCtgtgagagaggagagaagagcaCGTTGCACTTGGTCAGCACCTGTCATGGGAAGGTCTCAAAGCTTATTTGGGTGCTCAGCTACCAGTCTTAACCTGAATTGGTTTCCCTTTCTCTCTAGTTTAACAAAGGCACAGCTTCccttggggaaagggagagatgCTGGCAAGTCagcattccctctgaagtactaTTGACAGATTACCACGTTCCCCTCCACACAGAGCCCACAGGCAAAGACAGTCAAGATGCCAGGCGAGGGAGAAGGGACAGCAGGAAGGAGGATTCCTGGGAagaggaggtggaagagagagaagtcACTATGTGCACAGGGAGCGGGAGAGTGTTCCGAGCAACAGGAAAGAAGATCCAAAAGCAAGAGTGGAAGAAGGGGATGAAGGAAGAGGCTGGGAGAGAGAATGGCAGGAAGCAGACAGCAGCAGGGTAGCACTCTGATGCAGGTCAGCACTGCAGGAGGACAAGAGGACTTTATCTGCTACAGTCTGGAGAGATTAACTGGGAGGAGAGACAAGGAGACCCAGGAAGCCGGGGTTACAGTAATCAGATGAGAGACGGCCAATGCATAGACAATGGGTCAGTAGCTGAGGGGAGACAGAAAAGGGTGGTATTGTGAGGGAGAAGTGAGAGGCTGCAGCAAGAGCCTGGCAGTGGGGAGCGAGGAGATAAAGAGAATAGTGGATTCCTGGGCAGGAGGGAACTCCCCAGCTGTCCCTATCTGGCAGCTCGCAGACCTGCCTTACCTGTAGTTACTCTCATGGAGTCCAAAGCCAATGCAATTTGGAATCCCCAGCAAGGGCACCGAGTGCATCCTCTTCCACTTATCCACTAGGAGGGAGACAACAGAACAGATGGGCACAGATTTCCCATGCTGCTGGCTAAGGAACTCTGCAAACAGTGAGGGCACCCACCCAGCGCCTTTCCTTCCCCCGCAAATACAGACCCTCTGCGCTGGGCAATCGAGAGTTCAAGGCTCATCCTGTCACCTGAGCCGCCCCCATAAAAGCCAGCGTAGCAGGCAACCAGATGTGATACTAAAAGCTCTGTGGGAATCAGTGGCAGGCAGCAAGAGTTACAGGAAGGGTTggatgaggggagggagagagaggtgtggGGATGCCAGatccaggccagggaaaggggagagTGTGGGATGCTACAGCCCAAAGTACTCTGAGAAGGGGAATGGCATGGAGACCTATGTCCCACATATAAGGGTGGTTGGAATCACAAAGGGTCAGGTTTGACCTGGATCCCTACTCCTTCTGCTGCCCAGGCCCCAGACTTCATGCCCTGGCTTAGCTAGCTGGACAGAGAGCAGTCTGCACAACCAGGGTTAATGGCACAGCCATGGGATGGGCTCGTCAACCCCAGAGGGGTCAGGGTGCAGAGTTAAATAGCTGTCAGTGACAGAGACAACTCTTCAGCAGGGGAACCCCGCTGAGCGCAGCTGGGAATGAGAAGGTGCTTCCCAGACACCCTGAGGTTTCCTGCTCCTGGGACAGTCATTTCTAAACACTCTGGTTAGCACTCAACACTCTTTGAGGCATAGGTCAGCCAATGATCTGAGTCACCTGAGTCTAGACTTTGGAGTGTCTCCTAACAGATGCACA
This sequence is a window from Gopherus evgoodei ecotype Sinaloan lineage chromosome 10, rGopEvg1_v1.p, whole genome shotgun sequence. Protein-coding genes within it:
- the LOC115658733 gene encoding inactive serine/threonine-protein kinase VRK3-like, with amino-acid sequence MINFCPQCGQKVETAFHFCPVCGNKLPKEDDEEPMQLTPDVSLSSLKALRQNEPVPETRKTVEWISSEKIPASTSTEEEVWSPQAASPSTKVTSKAKFSPRSPRRLKSTSVTPLPEGKILTDQNSKQWKLGKLLNQSVCGLMYEAQSASGACPQKQRYFLKLDAKDGRIYNEQIFLQRAAKKITVDKWKRMHSVPLLGIPNCIGFGLHESNYRFLVFPELGRTVQSILGDGTNLLTEKPVFQIAIRVLDSLEYIHGNEYVHGDVTAENIYVNPDDLAEVTLAGYCFAFRYCPGGKHVAQCQGSRTPHEGTIEFISLDGHRGAGPSRRSDLQSLGYCMVKWLCGFLPWTDDLADVHKVMEQKERYQMDVVGLLRQCFGRKPIPDALHNYLQQAMALAFEEEPDYEALRKLLGKPLEMKRASAYDSVDLKVVP